A genomic region of Rhizobium sp. NXC24 contains the following coding sequences:
- a CDS encoding UvrD-helicase domain-containing protein: protein MTIGHDDIPFFDEEPEHAAPRRPAPAPSAGGGIAARAMAARDSGRRPDYLAGLNPEQAEAVETLDGPVLVLAGAGTGKTRVLTTRIAHILSTNRAFPSQILAVTFTNKAAREMKERIALLVGGAVEGMPWLGTFHSIGVKLLRRHSELVGLSSSFTILDTDDVVRLIKQLIQAEGLDDKRWPAKQFAGMIDTWKNKGLGPADIPEGDARAFANGKGRDLYTAYQARLKTLNACDFGDLLLHPINMFRQNPDILKDYHQRFRYILVDEYQDTNTAQYMWLRLLAQRQKGELQNVCCVGDDDQSIYGWRGAEVDNILRFEKDFPGAKVIKLERNYRSTEHILGAAAHLIAHNEGRLGKTLFTDRSDPDDIKVQVHASWDSEEEARAIGEEIEQLQRNKHNLNDMAILVRASFQMREFEDRFVTLGLNYRVVGGPRFYERLEIRDAMAYFRLVCQPADDLAFERIINTPKRGLGDTTVRALHDYARVRDIPMLAAAADIIETDEMKPKARKALFDVVQSFRRWQGLLENTPHTELAEQILEESGYTDMWKNDKSAEAPGRLENLKELIRSMESFESMRGFLEHVALVMDAEQNEDLDAVSIMTLHSAKGLEFDTVFLPGWEEGLFPHQRSLDESGRAGLEEERRLAYVGLTRAKRRCHIWFVSNRRIHGLWQSTIPSRFLDELPETHVEVAEMEQSYGGYGRGGYGQSRFDKADPFANSYSTPGWKRAQANKTDATRDNWGSRSGHAVERIGYGESGPKTRTIDGELVAKSTSTEPSKFAIGDRVFHIKFGNGNVSEIEGNKLTIDFDRAGQKRVLDGFVERV, encoded by the coding sequence ATGACCATCGGACATGACGACATTCCCTTCTTTGACGAGGAGCCGGAGCACGCGGCGCCGCGTCGGCCTGCCCCTGCCCCCAGCGCCGGTGGCGGTATTGCGGCCCGCGCCATGGCGGCGCGCGACAGCGGCCGCCGCCCTGACTATCTCGCTGGCCTCAATCCGGAACAGGCGGAAGCGGTCGAGACGCTGGATGGGCCCGTGCTGGTGCTCGCCGGCGCCGGCACCGGCAAGACGCGGGTGCTGACGACCCGCATCGCCCATATCCTTTCCACCAACCGTGCCTTCCCCTCTCAGATCCTCGCCGTTACCTTCACCAACAAGGCCGCGCGCGAGATGAAGGAGCGTATCGCCCTCCTCGTCGGCGGCGCGGTCGAAGGCATGCCCTGGCTCGGCACTTTCCATTCGATAGGCGTCAAGCTGCTGCGCCGTCATTCCGAGCTGGTCGGCCTCTCCTCGAGCTTCACCATTCTCGACACTGACGATGTCGTGCGCCTGATCAAGCAATTGATCCAGGCGGAGGGGCTGGACGACAAGCGTTGGCCCGCCAAGCAATTTGCCGGGATGATCGACACCTGGAAGAACAAGGGCCTTGGCCCGGCCGATATTCCGGAAGGCGATGCGCGCGCCTTTGCCAATGGCAAGGGACGCGACCTCTATACCGCGTATCAGGCCCGCTTGAAGACGCTGAACGCCTGCGACTTCGGCGACCTTTTGCTGCATCCGATCAATATGTTCCGTCAGAATCCTGATATATTGAAGGATTATCACCAGCGGTTCCGCTACATCCTCGTCGACGAATATCAGGACACCAACACCGCTCAATATATGTGGCTGCGTTTACTGGCGCAGCGGCAAAAGGGCGAGCTGCAGAATGTCTGCTGCGTCGGTGACGACGACCAGTCGATCTACGGCTGGCGCGGCGCTGAGGTGGACAACATCCTGCGTTTCGAAAAGGATTTTCCCGGCGCCAAGGTCATCAAACTGGAGCGCAATTACCGCTCTACCGAGCATATTCTCGGCGCGGCCGCACATCTCATCGCCCATAATGAGGGCCGACTTGGCAAGACACTATTCACTGACCGCTCCGATCCCGACGACATCAAGGTGCAGGTGCACGCCTCCTGGGATTCCGAGGAGGAAGCCCGCGCGATCGGCGAGGAGATCGAGCAGCTTCAGCGCAACAAGCACAATCTCAACGACATGGCGATCCTCGTGCGCGCCTCATTCCAGATGCGTGAATTCGAAGACCGCTTCGTTACGCTCGGCCTGAACTACCGCGTCGTTGGCGGCCCTCGCTTCTACGAACGCCTCGAAATCCGCGATGCCATGGCCTATTTCCGCCTCGTCTGCCAGCCGGCCGACGACCTCGCCTTCGAACGCATCATCAATACGCCGAAGCGCGGCCTCGGCGACACCACCGTGCGCGCGCTGCACGATTACGCCCGTGTCCGCGACATTCCGATGCTGGCGGCAGCGGCCGATATCATCGAAACGGACGAAATGAAGCCGAAGGCGCGCAAGGCGCTGTTCGACGTCGTGCAATCCTTCCGCCGCTGGCAGGGACTGCTTGAAAACACCCCGCATACCGAGCTTGCCGAGCAGATTCTCGAAGAGTCCGGCTATACCGACATGTGGAAGAATGACAAATCGGCGGAAGCACCCGGACGGCTGGAAAACCTGAAGGAACTCATCCGCTCGATGGAAAGCTTCGAATCCATGCGCGGCTTCCTCGAACACGTAGCCCTCGTCATGGACGCCGAGCAGAACGAGGATCTGGACGCAGTCTCGATCATGACGCTGCACTCCGCCAAGGGCTTGGAATTCGACACCGTCTTCCTGCCTGGCTGGGAGGAAGGCCTGTTTCCACACCAGCGCTCGCTCGACGAAAGCGGCCGCGCCGGCCTGGAGGAAGAACGCCGCCTCGCCTATGTCGGCCTCACCCGCGCCAAGCGCCGCTGCCACATTTGGTTCGTCTCCAACCGCCGCATCCACGGCCTCTGGCAATCGACCATCCCTTCCCGCTTTCTCGACGAACTGCCGGAAACCCATGTCGAAGTGGCCGAGATGGAGCAATCTTACGGCGGTTACGGCCGCGGCGGCTATGGCCAGTCGCGCTTCGACAAGGCCGACCCTTTCGCCAACTCCTATTCCACTCCCGGCTGGAAACGCGCCCAGGCCAACAAGACCGACGCCACCCGCGACAATTGGGGCTCCCGCTCCGGCCACGCCGTCGAACGCATCGGCTACGGCGAAAGCGGCCCCAAAACCCGCACCATCGACGGCGAACTCGTCGCCAAATCCACCTCCACCGAACCCTCTAAATTTGCGATCGGCGACCGCGTCTTCCACATAAAGTTTGGGAACGGCAATGTTTCCGAGATCGAAGGGAACAAGCTGACGATCGATTTCGATCGGGCTGGGCAGAAAAGGGTGCTGGATGGGTTTGTGGAGAGGGTTTGA
- a CDS encoding amino acid ABC transporter substrate-binding protein, with product MRRLLLTGLAVFFSICGASAGTLDTLHQHTTLRIGYIADEAPFSSSKPKEKPTGYAIDLCGKVADEIEHAVPQLKREYVEMTLANGFDAVKNGQIDLLCGAITVNLERRKLVDFSQPIFLTGASALLRKDSPDYLHALFLDTPAVRSVSQRAPSTSVIGVRANTTTDAILREARSIETSKTRIADFDTHEDGLKALEEHKIDAYFADRVILMSLAQRAHDPSLLEVGDRLFTHEPYAIALRRDDADFRLVVDRALTDFYLSDDFLPLLKTYFGSEAPMLHTQIMMEHVP from the coding sequence ATGAGACGGTTGCTGCTGACGGGCCTTGCCGTTTTCTTTTCGATCTGCGGAGCGAGCGCCGGGACGCTCGACACGCTTCACCAGCATACAACCCTGCGCATCGGCTACATCGCCGACGAGGCACCGTTTTCATCCAGCAAGCCGAAGGAAAAACCGACGGGATATGCCATCGACCTCTGCGGGAAGGTCGCGGACGAAATCGAGCATGCGGTTCCGCAGTTGAAGCGCGAATATGTAGAAATGACGCTGGCCAATGGTTTCGACGCTGTCAAGAACGGTCAGATCGACCTGCTTTGTGGGGCTATCACCGTCAATCTGGAGAGGCGGAAACTTGTCGATTTCTCACAGCCGATCTTCCTGACCGGAGCGAGCGCCCTGCTGCGCAAGGATTCGCCCGACTATCTGCACGCGCTTTTTCTCGACACGCCCGCCGTTCGTTCCGTTAGCCAGCGTGCTCCATCCACCAGCGTCATCGGCGTGCGCGCAAACACCACGACGGACGCAATATTGCGCGAGGCGCGCAGCATCGAGACGTCGAAAACCCGGATCGCCGATTTCGACACGCACGAAGACGGACTTAAGGCGCTGGAGGAACATAAGATCGACGCCTATTTTGCCGATCGGGTGATACTCATGAGCTTGGCCCAGCGCGCGCACGATCCGTCCTTGCTTGAAGTCGGCGATCGCCTGTTCACGCATGAACCATATGCAATCGCCCTGAGGCGCGACGATGCCGACTTCCGCCTAGTGGTCGACCGCGCGCTCACGGATTTTTATCTATCGGACGATTTTCTGCCGCTACTGAAGACTTACTTCGGAAGCGAAGCGCCGATGCTGCACACGCAAATCATGATGGAGCATGTGCCCTAG
- the pncA gene encoding bifunctional nicotinamidase/pyrazinamidase has protein sequence MKALLLIDIQNGFCPGGNLPVPDGDQVAPVANRLIDSGKYDLVLASQDWHPPGHGSFASAHPGKKPFEMGMLSGKPQMMWPDHCVQNTEDAMLHPELNLDGIDFIQQKGQNPTVDSYSAFRDNDHAALTGLAEHLRAEGITQLDLCGLATDYCVKFSALDAVEMLPGVKVRFIEDASRGIDPNGVEAAINEMRARGVAIIDSKEALA, from the coding sequence ATGAAAGCGCTGCTGCTGATCGATATCCAGAATGGCTTCTGCCCCGGCGGCAATCTGCCGGTGCCGGATGGGGATCAGGTGGCGCCTGTCGCCAACAGGCTGATCGACAGTGGCAAATACGATCTGGTTCTTGCCTCCCAGGATTGGCATCCCCCCGGCCACGGCAGCTTCGCTTCCGCCCATCCCGGCAAGAAGCCCTTCGAAATGGGCATGCTCTCCGGCAAGCCGCAGATGATGTGGCCGGATCATTGCGTGCAGAATACCGAAGACGCCATGCTTCACCCTGAACTGAACCTCGACGGTATCGATTTCATCCAGCAGAAGGGTCAGAATCCGACTGTCGACAGCTATTCCGCCTTCCGCGACAATGATCATGCAGCCCTTACCGGTCTTGCCGAGCATTTGCGCGCCGAGGGTATTACCCAACTCGACCTCTGCGGGCTGGCGACGGATTACTGCGTGAAATTCTCGGCTCTGGACGCCGTGGAGATGCTGCCGGGTGTAAAGGTCCGCTTCATCGAGGACGCCAGCCGCGGCATCGATCCGAACGGCGTCGAGGCCGCGATCAACGAAATGCGGGCGCGTGGCGTCGCCATTATCGACAGCAAAGAAGCGCTTGCCTAA
- a CDS encoding glycosyltransferase family 1 protein encodes MQSITINGRFLSQPLSGVQRFARELTLALDRKIAAGAVPAALKGINWRLAVPRDTPVDIGLSAISVNAFSSGPGHVWEQTALLAHSRGGRLIGFGGSGPLLHRRQAVVIHDVTIFRHPQSFKRSYRLLHGALGSVLTRTAKIGTVSEFSRKELASVFHVPSDNIDVVYNAVDHFAAIEPDETIIERLDLKTNGFFLLVGTMKPNKNLDFAIRAFEALGDPDQKLVVVGGTAPTVFKSDGPESNDHMLFPGRLSDAEVAALERHATAFVFPSLYEGFGIPPLEAMTQGCPVLAADIPAVREASGTAAIYFDPTRQDELVAAMRRIAGDETLRADLRQRGRENVARFSWDRSADRVLTMLEDL; translated from the coding sequence GTGCAGTCGATCACCATCAACGGCCGTTTCCTCAGCCAGCCTTTGTCGGGCGTGCAACGTTTCGCCCGCGAACTGACGCTGGCGCTAGACCGCAAGATCGCCGCAGGCGCCGTGCCAGCGGCCTTGAAGGGCATCAACTGGCGGCTGGCCGTGCCGCGCGATACGCCGGTTGATATCGGCCTCTCGGCCATATCGGTCAATGCCTTCAGCTCCGGTCCGGGCCATGTCTGGGAACAGACGGCGCTGCTTGCCCATTCCCGCGGCGGCCGGCTGATCGGCTTCGGCGGCAGCGGTCCCCTATTGCATCGCCGCCAGGCCGTGGTCATCCATGACGTGACGATCTTCCGTCATCCCCAATCCTTCAAGCGCAGCTATCGCCTGCTGCACGGCGCGCTCGGCTCGGTGCTGACCCGCACCGCGAAGATCGGCACCGTATCGGAATTCTCGCGCAAGGAACTGGCCTCCGTCTTCCATGTCCCCTCCGACAATATCGACGTCGTCTACAACGCCGTCGATCATTTCGCCGCCATCGAGCCGGATGAGACGATCATTGAGCGCCTGGACCTCAAAACGAACGGATTCTTCCTGCTGGTCGGCACGATGAAGCCGAACAAGAACCTCGATTTCGCCATCCGGGCTTTCGAAGCTCTGGGCGATCCCGATCAAAAGCTGGTGGTCGTCGGCGGCACCGCGCCGACAGTGTTCAAGTCGGATGGTCCCGAATCAAACGATCACATGCTCTTTCCCGGCCGGCTGAGCGATGCGGAAGTTGCCGCTCTCGAACGTCACGCCACCGCTTTCGTCTTCCCGAGCCTCTACGAAGGTTTCGGCATTCCGCCCCTGGAAGCGATGACGCAGGGCTGCCCGGTGCTCGCCGCCGATATCCCCGCGGTACGCGAAGCCTCCGGCACCGCCGCGATCTATTTCGATCCAACAAGGCAGGATGAATTGGTTGCCGCCATGCGCCGGATTGCCGGCGATGAAACATTGCGCGCGGACCTGCGCCAAAGGGGCCGCGAGAATGTCGCCCGTTTCTCCTGGGACCGCAGCGCCGATCGGGTGCTGACCATGCTGGAAGATCTCTGA
- the panC gene encoding pantoate--beta-alanine ligase, with protein METITTIATLRVQLGEHRKAGKSIGLVPTMGYLHAGHMELIARARAENDIVVVSIFVNPLQFGANEDLAKYPRDLERDSAMLHDGKVDILFAPGVADMYPRPMETLVDVPKLAMELEGAVRPGHFSGVATVVTKLFNIVQPDSAYFGEKDYQQVAIIRRMVDDLAQPVRVVPVPTVRDADGLALSSRNVYLSKEERAAAIIVPKALAEAERLYAEGADDPATFEAALRAFIANEPLATPEVAAVRHPDTLEPLTKLQGQPILVALFVRIGTTRLLDNRVIGLKQATNNKAA; from the coding sequence ATGGAAACCATCACCACGATTGCCACCCTGCGTGTGCAGCTCGGCGAACATCGCAAGGCTGGCAAAAGCATCGGCCTGGTGCCGACCATGGGTTATCTGCACGCCGGCCACATGGAACTAATTGCCCGCGCCAGGGCGGAAAACGATATCGTTGTCGTGTCGATCTTCGTCAATCCGCTGCAATTCGGCGCCAACGAGGACCTTGCGAAGTATCCGCGCGATCTCGAGCGCGACAGCGCCATGCTGCACGATGGCAAGGTTGATATCCTCTTCGCGCCCGGTGTCGCCGACATGTATCCGCGGCCGATGGAGACGCTCGTCGACGTGCCGAAGCTCGCGATGGAGCTGGAGGGCGCGGTTCGCCCCGGCCATTTCTCTGGTGTTGCCACCGTCGTCACCAAGCTTTTCAACATCGTCCAGCCCGACAGCGCCTATTTCGGCGAAAAAGACTATCAGCAGGTGGCGATCATCCGCCGCATGGTGGACGATCTGGCCCAGCCCGTTCGCGTCGTGCCGGTGCCGACCGTACGCGATGCCGATGGCCTGGCGCTGTCGTCGCGCAATGTCTACCTCTCGAAAGAAGAACGCGCCGCCGCAATCATCGTACCGAAGGCACTGGCCGAAGCCGAACGGCTCTATGCAGAGGGCGCCGACGATCCCGCCACTTTCGAGGCGGCACTGCGCGCATTCATCGCCAACGAGCCGCTGGCAACGCCCGAAGTCGCCGCTGTTCGCCATCCCGACACCTTGGAGCCGCTGACGAAACTGCAGGGCCAGCCTATCCTCGTCGCCCTTTTTGTCCGCATCGGCACCACCCGCCTGCTCGACAACCGCGTCATTGGCCTCAAGCAGGCCACCAATAACAAGGCCGCCTGA
- the panB gene encoding 3-methyl-2-oxobutanoate hydroxymethyltransferase: MSTIGQIKRTTPAQIEAMKGTRPIVSLTAYTTPIARLLDPHCDLLLVGDSLGMVLYGMESTVGVTLEMMIAHGQGVMRGAQKACVIVDLPFGSYQESKEQAFRNAARILKETGCNGVKLEGGEEMAETVAFLTNRGVPVFGHVGLMPQKINTSGGYRSLGRSDKEAEKIRHDARVITEAGAFALLIEGTVEPLAREITASISIPTIGIGASPACDGQILVSDDMFGLFSDFKPRFVKHFAELAPVVSKAAEAYAEEVKARTFPGQEHTFQVKK; this comes from the coding sequence ATGAGCACGATCGGACAAATCAAACGCACCACGCCCGCCCAGATCGAGGCGATGAAGGGCACGCGCCCGATCGTCAGCCTGACGGCCTATACGACGCCGATCGCCCGCCTGCTCGATCCGCATTGCGACCTGCTTCTGGTCGGCGACTCCCTCGGCATGGTGCTCTACGGTATGGAATCGACGGTTGGCGTGACGCTGGAAATGATGATCGCCCATGGCCAAGGCGTCATGCGCGGTGCCCAAAAGGCCTGCGTCATCGTCGACCTGCCCTTCGGCTCCTATCAGGAATCGAAGGAACAGGCCTTCCGCAATGCGGCCCGCATTTTGAAAGAAACTGGCTGTAACGGCGTCAAGCTGGAGGGCGGCGAGGAGATGGCCGAGACCGTCGCATTCCTGACCAATCGCGGCGTCCCGGTCTTCGGACATGTCGGCCTGATGCCGCAAAAGATCAACACGAGTGGCGGCTATCGCTCGCTCGGCCGCTCTGACAAGGAAGCGGAAAAGATCCGGCACGACGCCAGGGTGATCACCGAAGCCGGTGCTTTCGCGCTTCTCATAGAGGGCACGGTCGAACCGCTCGCCCGCGAAATTACCGCCTCGATCAGCATCCCGACCATCGGCATCGGCGCCTCGCCAGCCTGCGATGGCCAGATCCTCGTCTCCGACGATATGTTTGGCCTCTTCAGCGACTTCAAGCCTCGCTTCGTAAAGCATTTTGCGGAGCTGGCGCCAGTGGTTTCAAAGGCGGCGGAAGCCTATGCGGAAGAGGTGAAGGCACGGACATTCCCGGGGCAGGAACATACATTCCAAGTGAAAAAGTAG
- a CDS encoding DUF2164 domain-containing protein: MKKITFPKEEKAAIVARLQQYFADELDQTIGALPAEFLLDFFATEIGPHFYNQGLRDAHAALMTKMEDFGEAIYLLEREAENHSRQAKR; the protein is encoded by the coding sequence ATGAAAAAGATTACCTTCCCGAAAGAGGAAAAAGCCGCGATCGTCGCCCGCCTTCAGCAATATTTCGCCGATGAGCTCGACCAGACGATCGGCGCATTGCCGGCAGAATTCCTGCTGGATTTCTTCGCCACGGAAATCGGTCCGCATTTCTACAATCAGGGCCTGCGCGACGCCCATGCGGCGCTGATGACCAAGATGGAGGATTTTGGCGAGGCGATCTATCTGCTGGAGAGGGAAGCGGAAAACCATTCACGTCAGGCGAAGCGCTAA
- a CDS encoding AzlC family ABC transporter permease — MGRADFFEGLKGGIPIGLAAAPFGALFGALARDQGMSLGELTLMSGTVYAGASQMVGIELFGHNVQAWLIVLSILAVNFRHVLYSAAIARYIRRFSPIEKFLTFFLLVDPQFAETIKRAESGKPVTFAWYFGFAAMIYVPWVVISLIGGMLGSLVGDPKTIGLDILLPIYFLGIVIGFRKRDNFLPVVIASTAASAIAYRYVGSPWHVSIGAFAGVALAAMLPPVRSNRKPDLATENHEV, encoded by the coding sequence ATGGGTCGCGCGGATTTTTTTGAGGGGTTGAAGGGTGGTATTCCCATCGGCCTTGCTGCGGCGCCGTTCGGCGCGTTGTTCGGGGCCTTGGCGCGCGATCAGGGCATGTCGCTCGGTGAACTCACCCTGATGAGCGGCACCGTCTATGCCGGCGCCAGCCAGATGGTGGGCATTGAGCTATTCGGCCACAATGTCCAGGCGTGGCTGATCGTTCTGTCGATCCTGGCGGTCAATTTCCGCCATGTGCTCTACTCGGCCGCGATCGCCCGTTACATCAGGCGTTTCTCGCCAATTGAAAAATTCTTAACTTTCTTCCTGCTGGTCGATCCGCAATTTGCCGAAACGATCAAGCGCGCCGAGAGCGGCAAGCCGGTCACCTTTGCCTGGTACTTCGGTTTCGCAGCGATGATCTACGTTCCCTGGGTGGTGATCAGCCTCATCGGCGGCATGCTTGGCAGCCTCGTCGGCGATCCCAAGACGATCGGCCTCGATATTTTGCTGCCGATCTATTTCCTCGGCATCGTCATCGGTTTCCGCAAACGCGACAATTTCCTGCCCGTGGTGATTGCAAGCACCGCCGCCTCGGCCATCGCCTATCGCTATGTCGGTTCGCCCTGGCACGTCAGCATCGGCGCCTTTGCCGGCGTGGCCCTAGCAGCCATGCTTCCGCCGGTCCGGTCGAACCGCAAGCCCGACCTCGCGACTGAAAATCACGAGGTTTGA
- a CDS encoding AzlD family protein: protein MTDFDPHMVLLILAAAVVTYLTRIGGYILITKMTRIPPRVEAALNAVPAAVLTTLVAPAFFIGGWDTKVAMAAALVVGLRFSPTFMLIAGWIVVMIWRHLAGV from the coding sequence ATGACCGATTTCGATCCGCATATGGTTCTGCTGATCCTCGCCGCCGCCGTCGTGACCTACCTCACACGCATCGGCGGCTACATCCTCATTACCAAGATGACCCGCATTCCTCCGCGCGTCGAGGCGGCGTTAAATGCAGTGCCGGCCGCCGTCCTCACCACGCTTGTTGCACCAGCCTTCTTCATCGGCGGCTGGGATACGAAGGTGGCGATGGCAGCGGCGCTCGTGGTGGGCTTGCGCTTCTCGCCGACGTTCATGCTGATCGCCGGCTGGATCGTCGTGATGATTTGGAGACATCTCGCCGGCGTCTAG
- a CDS encoding aminopeptidase P family protein translates to MFQSFDVTSTPQFGRERVTGLRAAFSDLGIDGFLVPRADEYQGEYVPRCSERLAWLTGFTGSAGVALVTQSQAVVFVDGRYVTQLAEQVDRSVFTGGDLVDEPPHVWLPRNAPKGFRLGIDPWLHTGAEVRRLEKALAGIGGKLVFLPHNPLDKLWSDRPAEPLGGVIIQDIAQAGVLAKDKLTAIAADLKAKNLKAALITDPSSVAWIFNIRGNDVPHTPHPLARAIIYAEGEAELFLDKRKTKVEAEAYLAQICKQLPPADLVEHLAAASANGRRILVDPDLASYALTDIIRREGGEVVEGTDPARLPRARKNSAEINGSAAAHLQDGAAMVEFLYWLDNSKPGTVTEIAAAERLEASRARVGQSMQNPLKDISFDTIAGAGEHAAIMHYRVTTASDRLIQAGELFLIDSGAQYINGTTDITRTVGIGTVSEEQKRLFTLVLKGMIAISTARFPKGSRGCDLDPLARIALWKAGVDFAHGTGHGVGSYLSVHEGPQRISRLSTQELLPGMILSNEPGYYRPGHFGIRIENLIYIRDSEEIEGGDMPMLGFETLTFCPIDRSLVLPELLTRDELHWLNDYHARTREALMPLIHDKDIRVWLEKATLALSH, encoded by the coding sequence ATGTTCCAGTCTTTCGACGTCACCTCCACCCCGCAATTCGGCCGCGAGCGCGTCACCGGTCTGCGGGCCGCCTTCAGCGATCTTGGTATTGACGGCTTCCTCGTACCCCGTGCCGATGAGTATCAGGGTGAGTATGTGCCCAGATGTTCAGAGCGTCTGGCCTGGCTGACGGGCTTCACTGGCTCGGCGGGTGTTGCGCTGGTGACACAGTCACAGGCCGTGGTTTTCGTCGACGGCCGCTATGTGACGCAGCTTGCCGAGCAGGTGGACAGATCGGTCTTCACCGGCGGCGATCTGGTGGACGAGCCGCCGCATGTCTGGCTGCCCCGCAACGCGCCGAAGGGTTTCCGGCTCGGCATCGATCCGTGGCTGCACACCGGCGCGGAGGTTCGGCGGCTGGAAAAGGCGCTGGCGGGGATAGGAGGCAAGCTTGTCTTCCTGCCGCATAATCCGCTCGACAAGCTTTGGAGCGACCGGCCGGCCGAGCCGCTCGGCGGCGTCATTATCCAGGATATCGCGCAGGCTGGTGTCCTTGCCAAAGACAAGCTGACGGCCATTGCGGCCGATCTGAAGGCCAAGAATCTCAAGGCGGCGCTTATCACCGATCCGTCTTCGGTCGCCTGGATCTTCAATATTCGCGGCAACGACGTGCCGCATACGCCGCACCCTTTGGCCCGCGCCATCATCTATGCCGAGGGTGAAGCGGAGCTTTTCCTCGACAAGCGCAAGACTAAGGTCGAGGCAGAGGCCTATCTAGCGCAGATCTGCAAACAATTGCCGCCGGCCGATCTCGTCGAGCATCTGGCTGCCGCCTCTGCTAATGGCCGCCGCATTCTCGTCGATCCCGATCTCGCCTCCTATGCGCTGACCGACATCATCCGCCGTGAGGGCGGCGAGGTGGTGGAAGGCACCGATCCGGCCCGGCTGCCGCGAGCGCGCAAGAATTCCGCGGAAATCAACGGCTCGGCCGCTGCTCATCTGCAGGACGGGGCCGCCATGGTGGAATTCCTTTATTGGCTGGACAATAGCAAGCCCGGCACGGTGACGGAAATCGCCGCCGCCGAGCGGCTGGAGGCAAGCCGTGCGCGCGTCGGCCAGAGCATGCAGAACCCGCTGAAGGATATCTCCTTCGACACTATTGCCGGTGCGGGCGAACACGCGGCGATCATGCATTATCGCGTTACGACGGCTAGCGATCGGCTGATCCAGGCCGGCGAGCTGTTTCTGATTGATTCCGGCGCGCAATATATCAATGGCACAACCGACATCACCCGTACGGTGGGCATCGGTACCGTTTCCGAGGAGCAGAAGCGTCTGTTTACGCTGGTGTTGAAAGGTATGATCGCCATCAGCACGGCGCGCTTCCCCAAAGGCTCGCGCGGCTGCGATCTCGATCCGCTGGCGCGCATTGCTCTCTGGAAGGCGGGCGTGGATTTCGCTCACGGTACCGGCCATGGCGTCGGCTCGTATCTTTCCGTGCACGAGGGACCGCAGCGTATCTCGCGGCTATCGACGCAGGAGCTGCTGCCCGGCATGATCCTGTCAAACGAGCCCGGTTACTACCGTCCCGGCCATTTCGGCATCCGCATCGAAAACCTTATCTATATTCGCGATTCCGAGGAGATCGAGGGCGGTGACATGCCGATGCTCGGCTTTGAAACGCTGACCTTCTGCCCGATCGACCGCAGCCTCGTTCTGCCGGAACTGCTGACTCGCGATGAATTGCACTGGCTGAACGACTATCACGCCAGAACCCGTGAAGCGCTGATGCCGCTGATCCATGACAAGGATATCCGCGTCTGGCTGGAGAAAGCGACTTTGGCTCTAAGTCACTGA